The genomic stretch GCTCGTCGTCGTCGGTAGCAATATAGTTGCGCGACACGAGCGACGACCGCGTGGCCGGATACTTAGCCCGCGCCTCTTGCCGAAACATTTCGGCGTCCAGCCCGTTGATCTCCCCAAGGTCGTCACGTTTAGCGAGGTCTTCAAGTTCGCGGATGAGGTTTTCCGCCTCGGACGTCACCTCGTTATCTGTGGGGGAGGCTTGAATAATCTGCCGGATTTGCTCGAGACCAGCCATGTTGGTGTGCCCGAGCGGCGCGGCAGAATCAATGTGGTAGGCGTAGAGCGGATCGTCGGAGGTGAGGTCGTCGATCCGGATAATCGTGACCGGATCGAGCCCGGCGCGGCGGATCATCGTCACGAGATCGGCCCCCGTGGTGCGCTCGGGTTCACCGCCGATCACGTAGCGGGTGGCAAGCCCGCAGGCGAGCCCCACGAACACGGTCAAAAGCGCAGCGGTTAGCGTCTGGTTTCCCTGGATCACCGAGAACACGAGCACGATGGCCAGCAGCCACCAGCCCGTGCGGGTAATCCGCGAGCCCTTAGCCGATCCGGAAACGGCCAGGATCGCAGCCACCACGGCCACATACGGCACGAGCGCAATATGAGATTGCTGCTCGATCGCAGTGGACAGCTGGTCGATGAACCGCGACGTCGGCCACCAATGCTCACCAGCCCACACGACCACGTTCGTCACCACCGCGGACACGCCGGCAGCGACCGCCGCAGTGGCGAGCGTGCGCCAACGGCGTCGCACAATCATTTCGGCGATCAACGCGAACGGCAAGAAAAACGACATGAGGCCTTCAAGCACGTTGATCGGCAACGCAAGCAGAGTTTCGAGCACGCCGCCGGTTGCCCGGCGCACGTCCGCCGCTATCGCAAACGTAGTGGTCTGGGCGTAGACGGCCACGAAAGCAAGAAGCACCGCGCCGAGCACGGCGAGCACCGCCCCGAACAGATCCGCGGGGTTGCGAGCCCACCGCTGCGGCGAATCAATTAAGAGCACACGGCGGCGCGGGGTTTGGATCTGCGAGGTCACAAGGTGATCCTATAATCTAACGGAGCCGGAGCGAATTAAGAACCACGATCACGGACGACGACGCCATCGCAAACGCCGCAATCCCCGGCACGATCACCCCGCCCACAGCGAGCGGAATGGCGATCAGATTGTAGGAGAACGCCCACGCCAGATTCTGCTTGATGATTTTTAGTGTGGCCGCCGAGACGCGTAGCGCGGCGGGAATCGCCCGGATGTCGGAGTTGACGATCGTGATGTCGGCGGCCGCTTTGGCGACGTCGGTTCCCGACCCCATCGCGATCGAAAGGTCTGCCTGCGCGAGTGCGGCCGCGTCGTTGACGCCGTCGCCCACCATCGCCACATTCGCCTTTTGCTGCCATTCGCGCACGATTGCCACCTTGTCTTCCGGGAGCACGCCGGCGTGGACGCGGTCGATGCCGAGCTCGGCGGCCACGGTGCGCGCGGCCGCCTTGTTATCGCCGGTTACGAGCACCGGTGTGAGCCTCTGGTCGCGCAGCCCGTCCACGGCCTCCTTGGCCTCGGGGCGCAGCGTGTCGCGTACGCCGATCACACCGATTACGCGGCGATCAACGGTGACGACGACGGCGGTGGACCCGGATTCTGCGATCCGTTCGGCGGCTGCGCGTACCGGCGCGACGTCGTGGTCGGTCAGCCAGTCGAGCTTGCCAGCGGCCACGCGTTCGCCGTCGATCTCGCCGACGACGCCCCCGGCCGGAACCGCCGTGAAACCGGTGACCTGGCGTAGCGTAAGGCCGCGATCCTGGGCGTCCCGGACGATTGCTTTCGCAATGGGGTGCTCGGAATGGGCTTCGAGGCTCGCGGCGTAGGTGAGCACCTCTGCCTCTGTTGCTTCGTGTGCGACGACCTCGTCAACGGACATGACCCCGGTGGTGAGCGTGCCGGTTTTGTCGAGCATGATGACCTCGGCTCGGTGTGCGCCTTCGAGCACTTCCGGCCCGCGGATGAGCACGCCGAGTTTGGAGAGTTTGCCTGATCCGGCCAGCAGGGCGGTGGGCGTGGCGAGGCCAAGCGCGCACGGGCATGCCACGACGAGAACGGTGATCGCCGAGGCCAGCGCCATCTGCACGGGGTTGCCGAGCGCGAGCCGCACAACCAGTGTGACCAGCGCAATCACGATAACGGCGGGTACGAATACGGACGAGATACGGTCCGCGATCCGCTGCACGGGCGCCTTACCGGTTTGTGCTTGGGCGAGCAGGCGGCCCATCTGAGCCAGCGTTGTTTCTTCGCCCACCCGGGTTGCCCGCACGTCGAGCGAGCCCTGCTCGTTGATCGTCGCGCCGGTGACCGGCGAGCCTACGGTGACGTCGATGGGCACGGACTCCCCGGTCACCAGCGAGGCATTGATGGCCGAATGCCCGGCGACGACGACGCCGTCGGCAGCCACCGTTTCCCCGGGGCGGACCCGGAAGATGTCCCCAACCTGGAGCTCGGACGCGGGGATCATGCGGCCGATCTCAGCGCCGCCTCGGGAGACGAGGAAAGCCTGGTCTGCGCCGAGTTCGAGGAGGGCGCGAAGCGCGTCGCCGGCCGATCTGCGCGATTTCGCCTCCAAGTATCGGCCGAGCAGAAGGAAGGTGACGATCATGGCGGCGGACTCGAAGTACAGGTGCGGCTTGCCCGTTAGGCCGTGGATGCCGCTCATGTGCATCGTGTAGCCGATGTGCCCGGCGCCGCCGAACAGGAGCGCCCACAGCGACCAGCCCATCGAGGCGAGCACTCCGAGGGAGACGAGGGTGTCCATCGTGCCTGCGCGAGCTCCCTTGTGGAAGGGCCAGCCGCACCAGAAAGCAATCGGCAGGCTCAGCGCGGCGACCAGCCACTGCCAGCCTGGAAATTGCAGGGCGGGGATCATCGAGATGCCGACGACCGGCACCGAGAGCGCGGCTGATATAACGAAGCGCCGCCACAGATCTGTTGTGCGTTCTTCTGCGGCTGTTTGTGCGGCGTCGTCGGCCTGTGCCGGGTTCTCAACGACGGTGGCGCCGTAGCCGGCCTTGGTAACCACGTCGATGAGTTGATCGGGGGTGATCGAATCGTCGCTGACGACCACGTGGGCGCGCTCGGTGGCCAGATTGACCACCGCTTCGACGCCCGGAACCTTGTTGAGTTTCTTTTCCACGCGCGCCACGCACGCGGCGCACGTCATACCCGAAACGGCAAGGTCAATGTCGGTGGGCATTACCGTTCGATGCGTACGAGGTCGTAGCCCGCTTCGTCGATTGCTTCGCGCAGCTGGTCGTCTGTTGCTTCGCCGACGACCTCAACCGTGGATGTGCCATCCGCGTCAAGCGTGACGATAACTTCGTCAATGCCTGAGATGGCGGTGAGTTCTTCTGTTACGTGCGATACGCAGTTGTTGCACGTCATTCCGTCTACGTAGATTTTGATCATGCAGGCGGAACGGCCGGGGAGCGGCTTTTATTCCCCCGCGTGCGGAAACTTTTCACGCTATAGCGGGAGATCTTCGTATATGCCAAGATCACCCGCCAGGGCGGGAAAAGTTTCCGGCCGTCGCCGCTATCTCTCCGAACTAACCCGATCTGAGCGCTGTAATGCGAAGGCGCCAACCGCGTAGCAGATGACAGCCCAGAGAGCCGCGAAGCACATGTTTTCAATGCTTGGCTCTCGTATCCACTCAACGTGATAGGTCAGTGGGTTTACCTTGGCGATGGCGTACAGGTATGTGGGAACTGAATCCAACGTGTAGAACAGAGGGGCAGATAGGACGATGGGCAACGAGGTCAGTGTTGAAATCATGTCGCGTGTCGAGTAGCTATCGACGAGCGCGCCGATGGCGGCTCCGAGCCCAGCCCACCCCCAGACCACCAACACGGCAACAAGAATATTGTGAATGATCGCTGTGAGGGTGGGCGCTGTGATGCTCCAGCCTGATACTCCAACGTAGGCGAGTAACAGAATGGCAGATTGTACTAGGAAGACGAGTGTGTCAACCGCAAGTATTGTCAGAAGATAAGCTCGAGGGCTGCCGCCTTGCATCGTGAAGATCGCGTAAACTCCCCATTTCCGGTCGTTTGACACGTCAGACACGGTAAAGGTGAATACCCTGAACGCCAGAAGGCAGAATATTCCGGTGAGCGCGTAGCGTACATAGTCGGTGCCGAAACTATCGGAGACCATCGCGGAAATACCGGCGACTAAGAAAACGAAATATGCGACTGGCTCCACGAGTCTGCCGAGATAGACACTGCGCCAATTCCACAGTGAGGCAACGTGGTATTTCGTTAAGATAACCATTCTTTTCATGGGTTATACCTCTTCGTTGACACAGGCTTGGAAAGCATCCCACAGGTCGTTGCTTTGAGGTGCGTAGCTCATGAACTCGGCAGCGTCCATGTCGCGAATGGTGATTCCCTGATTGATGGCGATGACCCTTGTGCAGTACCGCGCGAACTTCGAGGTCTCATGCGTGCTGACTAACGCGGTTGCACCCGCGTCGACTCGCGTACGAAGGTAGTCAAACACCGTATTGATCGCTGAGGGATCTAGCCCAGTTGTGGGCTCGTCGAGGATCATGAGTTGTGGATCGCCGATAATTGCGCGTGCGATCTGCGTTCTACGCAGCTCCCCGCCAGAAAGGGTTTCTGCCGTCCGGTTTAAGTACGGCAACAAACCAAGTAGTGAAGCAATGTGTTCAACCTGATGAGACGCACGGAAACTCGCAGTTCTCAGTTCCACACCCATCGTAATGTTTTGCCGGACGGTCAACGACCAATCGATCACCTCACGCTGCGGACACCAGCCAATGTGGGAGCGGTCAACGTGAGTGGTCAGCTCGCCTGACGTGGGTCTGATGAGGCTGCCTAGGATGTCGAATAGCGTCGATTTGCCAGCTCCATTGGGGCCTATCACAGCGACTAGTTCACCTTCGAAAAAGTCCGCCGAAAAATCTTGCAAGGCAAAGTCGGCGTTCTTGCTGTATCTCTTCGAAAGGGAAGAAGCGCTAAGTACAGGTTCAGCCACGATTTACCTCCTCGGTGAAATGCCCCGGGTTTTCTTCCTAGGTGTTTACCTTGGTTTCCTGTTCTTGGTTGGTAGTGTGTGACTGCCTGTATTCTTCTTCCTCTGCTAACGCGTTGTCCAACGCGTCTCCTACACTACCAGCCGACGTGACACGTAGCAGCTCGTTGATATCCCGTAACTCGGCATTTTCTGCCCGTAGCCTGGCATTTTCAGCCAGCACGTCTTTTTCTTCATGTAGCACCACCCGATCCTTCGTCTCCTGATCAAATTACTTGGGTATAACCCCGTCCTTCCAGCCCTAACCCTCGGAAGGAAACCCGGGACATAGCAGACCACCGCGGAAATACCAGCGACTAAGAATCATCCTTCTACCATCGCACTGTGAGAATATTCGGCAAGGTCATCTCTGGTGATAACTGATGCCGGGACAAGTTGGTAATGAGATTCGCGTCTGACCCTGACTTGGTTGTTTTGAATTGCCAGCTCAAACAGCGCGATGCGGCCGCTGTCTGCGAATTGAACTGCGATGGGGCGGCAGATTTTATCAGGCCACTTTTCCTCGCACACAGCAATATCCTGTTCGGTCTGTGTAATACCTATCTCATCTGCGCCGCCCTTGGCCTGCACTGGCAGAACGAACTGTCGGCCGAACCGGTCAACCGCGAGATAGACTTCGTCAACTTCAACTTGTCCAATGCCTATGGCGGTTGTCCGTAGATGATTCTGTAACGAGTAGGCGGTTACTCCAAGGAAAATATCGATGAGTCGGTTATATCGCACGAGAGCTAGGAGGGCTTGTTCGTCACCAAGTGCCGATGCCGCGATGATTTCCGGAGTTGCATCGGGAATCTTCGTCACAGCAAGCGCCGGGTTCGGCGCGATGCGTACTTGGGCTGGGATTAAATCAAAACTGTACGCAGAGCGGCCAACAGAACGCACTATCCATTCAAAACCGGCTGGTGCAGTCTCTAACATGACAGAAGGAAGTGGCATCCTGTAACGAATCGCATAGAGAACGTCTCCAAGATTCTTTGGCAGCGGTATTCCGAGTTCTTTCGCTGCACTGCGTAGTTCTTCACGTTTCCAGCGCACTGAGGTGTCGCCTGGCTTGTAATGGCGGGAAAACACCCAGCCGGCGAGTTGCTGGTAGCGATTCTCTCTTTTGTCCGGAATAGCATTGTGCATGGACAGTATATTTACCCTACCTTTCGATTGCGCTGTGGGATAGCTCGCTCTGTGAGCCCGTAATACTCATGAGCTTCGCCTGCTGTCATCGACAACAGTGCAGCATTGCCAAGCTCAACATGAATTCCTTCGATGGGAACGATCCCATCAGCCTTTAACAATTCGGAAGCTACCGCCCTGCCCAAAATGGGTGGCACAGAGTTACCGATCTGCCGGAATCCGTTCCATTTCGTTTCGTGGAACCGAAACCAATCCGGGTAACTGTGAAGTCTGGCAGCTTCCCTAACCGTGATCACGCGGGGGCGAGCCGGGTGAATCGGCCGTGGCGCGGTAAACGCGCCGCGATCTGAGGCGGTTCCGGCCCGCAGTGTGTTGCACACGCCGTCGGGGTGGAGCCGCAAGAACCTACTGACTTT from Trueperella bialowiezensis encodes the following:
- a CDS encoding endonuclease, with the translated sequence MHNAIPDKRENRYQQLAGWVFSRHYKPGDTSVRWKREELRSAAKELGIPLPKNLGDVLYAIRYRMPLPSVMLETAPAGFEWIVRSVGRSAYSFDLIPAQVRIAPNPALAVTKIPDATPEIIAASALGDEQALLALVRYNRLIDIFLGVTAYSLQNHLRTTAIGIGQVEVDEVYLAVDRFGRQFVLPVQAKGGADEIGITQTEQDIAVCEEKWPDKICRPIAVQFADSGRIALFELAIQNNQVRVRRESHYQLVPASVITRDDLAEYSHSAMVEG
- a CDS encoding heavy-metal-associated domain-containing protein translates to MTCNNCVSHVTEELTAISGIDEVIVTLDADGTSTVEVVGEATDDQLREAIDEAGYDLVRIER
- a CDS encoding heavy metal translocating P-type ATPase codes for the protein MPTDIDLAVSGMTCAACVARVEKKLNKVPGVEAVVNLATERAHVVVSDDSITPDQLIDVVTKAGYGATVVENPAQADDAAQTAAEERTTDLWRRFVISAALSVPVVGISMIPALQFPGWQWLVAALSLPIAFWCGWPFHKGARAGTMDTLVSLGVLASMGWSLWALLFGGAGHIGYTMHMSGIHGLTGKPHLYFESAAMIVTFLLLGRYLEAKSRRSAGDALRALLELGADQAFLVSRGGAEIGRMIPASELQVGDIFRVRPGETVAADGVVVAGHSAINASLVTGESVPIDVTVGSPVTGATINEQGSLDVRATRVGEETTLAQMGRLLAQAQTGKAPVQRIADRISSVFVPAVIVIALVTLVVRLALGNPVQMALASAITVLVVACPCALGLATPTALLAGSGKLSKLGVLIRGPEVLEGAHRAEVIMLDKTGTLTTGVMSVDEVVAHEATEAEVLTYAASLEAHSEHPIAKAIVRDAQDRGLTLRQVTGFTAVPAGGVVGEIDGERVAAGKLDWLTDHDVAPVRAAAERIAESGSTAVVVTVDRRVIGVIGVRDTLRPEAKEAVDGLRDQRLTPVLVTGDNKAAARTVAAELGIDRVHAGVLPEDKVAIVREWQQKANVAMVGDGVNDAAALAQADLSIAMGSGTDVAKAAADITIVNSDIRAIPAALRVSAATLKIIKQNLAWAFSYNLIAIPLAVGGVIVPGIAAFAMASSSVIVVLNSLRLR
- a CDS encoding ABC transporter ATP-binding protein; this encodes MAEPVLSASSLSKRYSKNADFALQDFSADFFEGELVAVIGPNGAGKSTLFDILGSLIRPTSGELTTHVDRSHIGWCPQREVIDWSLTVRQNITMGVELRTASFRASHQVEHIASLLGLLPYLNRTAETLSGGELRRTQIARAIIGDPQLMILDEPTTGLDPSAINTVFDYLRTRVDAGATALVSTHETSKFARYCTRVIAINQGITIRDMDAAEFMSYAPQSNDLWDAFQACVNEEV
- a CDS encoding ABC transporter permease, which encodes MKRMVILTKYHVASLWNWRSVYLGRLVEPVAYFVFLVAGISAMVSDSFGTDYVRYALTGIFCLLAFRVFTFTVSDVSNDRKWGVYAIFTMQGGSPRAYLLTILAVDTLVFLVQSAILLLAYVGVSGWSITAPTLTAIIHNILVAVLVVWGWAGLGAAIGALVDSYSTRDMISTLTSLPIVLSAPLFYTLDSVPTYLYAIAKVNPLTYHVEWIREPSIENMCFAALWAVICYAVGAFALQRSDRVSSER